The Triticum aestivum cultivar Chinese Spring chromosome 7B, IWGSC CS RefSeq v2.1, whole genome shotgun sequence genome window below encodes:
- the LOC123159441 gene encoding uncharacterized protein translates to MGVKLTLPPAALISQVAKLGSLLALLLLALLLPVFLRVAYGYLLFNGIVVALGIQAFVGSGGASTADDEDRHGSSSTGQAVAPVSVAASPFQRPDDRTAVAHDDRVVLPAFVASNIIELKTKTKEVVLKVLKKCPSTASIFFLSALNGGQQAGGEEKARQEEEEDCEVDMDGDVKMSREELFANTERFIGNFRKELSMQRQ, encoded by the coding sequence ATGGGGGTCAAGCTCACGCTCCCGCCGGCGGCACTGATCTCCCAGGTGGCCAAGCTGGGCtccctcctcgctctcctcctcctcgcgctgctgCTGCCCGTCTTCCTCAGGGTCGCCTACGGCTACCTCCTCTTCAACGGCATCGTCGTCGCGCTCGGCATCCAGGCCTTCGTCGGCAGCGGCGGCGCTTCTACCGCCGACGACGAAGACCGGCACGGGTCTTCGAGTACCGGTCAGGCCGTCGCGCCTGTCAGCGTCGCGGCTTCACCGTTTCAGAGACCCGACGACCGGACGGCGGTTGCGCATGATGATCGTGTCGTGCTGCCTGCCTTTGTAGCGAGCAATATAATCGAGctcaagaccaagaccaaggaggTGGTTCTGAAGGTGCTGAAGAAGTGCCCGTCGACGGCGAGCATCTTCTTCCTCAGCGCGCTGAACGGCGGCCAGCAAGCCGGCGGAGAGGAAAAGGCACggcaagaggaggaggaagattgTGAAGTTGACATGGACGGGGACGTGAAGATGAGTCGGGAGGAGCTGTTTGCCAACACGGAGAGGTTCATCGGCAACTTCCGCAAGGAGCTCAGCATGCAGAGACAGTAG